A window of Brevibacterium ihuae contains these coding sequences:
- a CDS encoding enoyl-CoA hydratase/isomerase family protein, with product MTTIGPEVDYRVEDGVAVLTLNRPERRNAFNRALLAAWAAAIDTAATDPEAKVLLITGAGKGFCAGVDLGEFGGVTETLERRAYLADDVHAVARALEHLEKPYIAAINGDAIGAGMDMALMADIRLIADVARLSQGYVRVGLVPGDGGAHMLPRIVGEQRALELMWTGRFIDGAEATALGITMAHHPAEELLPAAMELAKSLAAGPPIAIRTIKRLTRIARTQSLTDHLVHAAAEQAVIQSTADSAEAVAAFKEKRTPRFQGR from the coding sequence GTGACCACCATCGGACCCGAGGTCGACTACCGCGTCGAGGACGGCGTCGCCGTCCTCACCCTCAACCGCCCCGAGCGCCGCAACGCGTTCAACCGCGCCCTGCTCGCCGCCTGGGCCGCCGCAATCGACACCGCTGCAACCGACCCCGAGGCGAAGGTCCTCCTCATCACCGGCGCCGGCAAGGGCTTCTGCGCCGGGGTCGACCTCGGCGAGTTCGGCGGGGTGACCGAGACCCTCGAGCGCCGCGCCTACCTCGCCGACGACGTCCACGCCGTCGCCCGCGCGCTCGAGCACCTCGAGAAGCCCTACATCGCCGCGATCAACGGCGACGCGATCGGTGCGGGCATGGACATGGCGCTCATGGCCGACATCCGCCTCATCGCCGATGTGGCCCGGCTCTCGCAGGGATACGTGCGCGTGGGCCTCGTGCCCGGCGACGGCGGGGCGCACATGCTGCCGCGCATCGTCGGCGAGCAGCGGGCGCTCGAGCTCATGTGGACCGGCCGGTTCATCGACGGCGCCGAGGCCACCGCGCTCGGAATCACCATGGCCCACCACCCGGCCGAGGAGCTCCTCCCCGCGGCGATGGAGCTCGCGAAGTCGCTCGCCGCCGGCCCGCCCATCGCGATCCGCACGATCAAGCGCCTCACCCGGATCGCGCGCACCCAGTCGCTCACCGACCACCTCGTCCATGCTGCTGCGGAACAGGCTGTCATCCAGTCGACCGCGGACTCCGCCGAGGCCGTCGCCGCATTCAAGGAGAAGCGCACCCCCCGATTCCAGGGACGCTGA
- a CDS encoding YihY/virulence factor BrkB family protein: MGSHEKHTDSPLTGIDPEVRDAGAGERDTSGAGLPEHAAQPSHADKPDSPTDLKPPSWKYIARTTLREYLDDECMDLAAGLTYRMVLSMFPAIIALVSMLSLVGQSGSVIESVLREAERFIPADTWNTVEPALSAVLTAPAPGLGLIIGLVVALWTASGYVKAFGRAMNGIYDVPEGRGLVKINAQMYGLTALLLALGAVALVIFVVSGPVAEFVGGLIGLSGTAVAVWDIAKWFLLAVVVIVIVALLYYATPNVRQPKFRWISIGAVVAIVIAVLATLGFFFYVTNFGNYNATYGALAGVIILLLWLYIVNAVLLLGAEIDAELERGRELQAGLPAEREIQLPPRDTTASDAKEKKFSEDVERARALRVSAGETADPDEAKRD, from the coding sequence ATGGGCAGCCATGAGAAGCACACCGACAGCCCGCTCACCGGGATCGACCCCGAGGTCCGGGACGCCGGAGCGGGTGAGCGCGACACCTCGGGCGCGGGCCTCCCGGAGCACGCGGCACAGCCCTCCCACGCCGACAAGCCCGACTCCCCGACCGACCTCAAGCCGCCCTCATGGAAGTACATCGCGCGCACGACCCTGCGCGAGTACCTCGACGACGAATGCATGGACCTCGCCGCCGGCCTGACCTACCGCATGGTGCTCTCGATGTTCCCGGCGATCATCGCCCTCGTCTCGATGCTCAGCCTCGTGGGCCAGAGCGGATCGGTCATCGAGAGCGTCCTCCGGGAGGCCGAGCGCTTCATTCCGGCCGACACCTGGAACACCGTCGAACCGGCGCTGTCGGCCGTGCTCACCGCACCCGCCCCCGGCCTCGGCCTCATCATCGGCCTGGTCGTCGCGCTGTGGACGGCCTCCGGCTACGTCAAGGCGTTCGGCCGGGCGATGAACGGGATCTACGACGTCCCCGAGGGGCGCGGGCTCGTCAAGATCAACGCGCAGATGTACGGCCTCACCGCACTCCTCCTGGCCCTCGGCGCCGTGGCCCTCGTGATCTTCGTCGTGTCGGGACCGGTGGCGGAGTTCGTCGGCGGGCTCATCGGGCTGAGCGGCACGGCCGTCGCGGTGTGGGACATCGCCAAGTGGTTCCTGCTCGCCGTGGTCGTCATCGTCATCGTCGCGCTCCTGTACTACGCGACTCCGAACGTCCGCCAGCCGAAGTTCCGGTGGATCAGCATCGGAGCCGTGGTCGCGATCGTCATCGCCGTGCTCGCGACGCTCGGATTCTTCTTCTACGTCACGAACTTCGGCAACTACAACGCCACCTACGGAGCGCTCGCCGGCGTCATCATCCTGTTGCTGTGGCTCTACATCGTCAACGCGGTGCTGCTCCTCGGCGCGGAGATCGATGCCGAGCTCGAGCGCGGCCGAGAGCTCCAGGCGGGACTGCCCGCAGAGCGCGAGATCCAGCTGCCGCCGCGCGACACCACCGCAAGCGACGCGAAGGAGAAGAAGTTCTCCGAGGACGTCGAGCGCGCCCGTGCACTGCGCGTCTCCGCCGGCGAGACCGCCGACCCCGACGAGGCGAAGCGCGACTGA
- a CDS encoding zinc-dependent alcohol dehydrogenase family protein — MKALVYHGPGKKSWEEVPDPTIQQPTDVIVKIDTTTICGTDLHILKGDVPAVTDGRILGHEGVGTITEVGSAVTTLSVGDRVIISCVSACGRCTYCKQGVNSHCLGAEGAEGIGWIFGHLIDGTQAEFVRVPYAETSLHRIPEGVSDAEGVLLSDILPTGHEIGVQYGRVKPGDVVAVIGAGPVGLAAMLTADLYGPSRVIAIDLDANRVEEAKKFGATDGVVSSDADWKDQVMAMTDGLGVDVAIEAVGIPQTFIMCLDIVRPAGTVANVGVHGTGVELPLDELWISNIAMTMGLVNANTTDTLLKMVASKKLDATPFVSHTFKLDDIIEAYDVFGRAAETKALKVILEA, encoded by the coding sequence ATGAAGGCTCTCGTCTACCACGGCCCCGGCAAGAAGTCCTGGGAGGAGGTGCCGGATCCCACGATCCAGCAGCCCACGGACGTCATCGTCAAGATCGACACCACGACCATCTGCGGCACCGACCTCCACATCCTCAAGGGCGACGTGCCGGCGGTCACCGACGGCCGGATCCTCGGGCACGAGGGCGTTGGCACCATCACCGAGGTCGGTTCGGCGGTGACGACGCTGTCCGTCGGCGATCGCGTCATCATCTCGTGCGTGTCCGCGTGCGGCCGGTGCACCTACTGCAAGCAGGGCGTCAACTCGCACTGCCTGGGCGCCGAGGGGGCCGAGGGCATCGGCTGGATCTTCGGGCACCTCATCGACGGCACGCAGGCCGAGTTCGTCCGCGTCCCCTATGCCGAGACCTCGCTCCACCGGATCCCGGAGGGTGTGAGCGATGCCGAGGGCGTGCTCCTCTCCGACATCCTCCCCACCGGGCACGAGATCGGCGTCCAGTACGGTCGCGTCAAGCCCGGCGACGTCGTCGCCGTCATCGGTGCGGGGCCCGTGGGGCTCGCCGCGATGCTCACCGCCGACCTCTACGGCCCCTCGCGCGTCATCGCGATCGACCTCGATGCGAACCGCGTCGAGGAGGCGAAGAAGTTCGGCGCGACCGACGGCGTGGTCTCCTCGGATGCCGATTGGAAGGACCAGGTCATGGCGATGACCGACGGGCTCGGCGTCGACGTGGCGATCGAGGCGGTCGGCATTCCGCAGACCTTCATCATGTGCCTCGACATCGTCCGACCGGCCGGCACCGTGGCGAACGTCGGGGTCCACGGCACCGGGGTCGAGCTCCCGCTCGACGAGCTGTGGATCTCGAACATCGCGATGACGATGGGCCTCGTCAATGCCAACACCACCGACACGCTGCTCAAGATGGTCGCCTCGAAGAAGCTCGACGCGACGCCGTTTGTCTCGCACACATTCAAGCTCGACGACATCATCGAGGCCTACGACGTGTTCGGCCGGGCCGCCGAGACGAAGGCCCTCAAGGTCATCCTCGAAGCGTGA
- a CDS encoding SulP family inorganic anion transporter has product MSASATRAGNAAAPTPEERQSVRLTLTRPGWLKTEVLGGLVVALALIPEAIAFSIIAGVDPRLGLFASFTMAVTTAILGGRPAMISAATGAVALVIAPLVASHGIDHFIAAVILAGILQVVLALVGAARLMRFIPRQVMVGFVNALAILIFVSQVPELLGVPWLVYPLCLLALAIVFGLPRLTSAVPAPLVAIVVLTLLVVLTGWDVPDVGDKGELPEALPSLFIPDVPLDLETLRIIAPYALAMAVVGLLESLMTAKLVDDITDTRSDKTRESWAQGAANIVTGFFGGMGGCAMIGQTMINIRASGARTRISTFCAGVFLLVLVVVLGDVVALIPMAALVAIMIFVSWATFDWHSIRPSTLARMPKSETTVMLVTVIATVWTHNLAIGVVLGVLVAMVAFANRVAHFVRVDREVSEEDGREIARYTVEGELFFASSNDLYTMFAYAEDPAHVVIDMHRSHLWDASTIAALDSVTDKYESYGTHVEIVGLNEASRRMRVRLGGMARGGE; this is encoded by the coding sequence GTGTCCGCATCCGCGACCCGCGCCGGGAACGCCGCTGCTCCCACGCCGGAGGAGCGCCAGAGCGTCCGGCTCACCCTGACCCGGCCCGGGTGGCTCAAGACCGAGGTGCTCGGCGGACTCGTCGTCGCACTCGCGCTCATCCCCGAGGCGATCGCATTCTCCATCATCGCCGGGGTGGACCCGCGCCTCGGCCTGTTCGCCTCCTTCACCATGGCGGTCACCACCGCGATCCTCGGGGGTCGTCCGGCGATGATCTCGGCGGCCACCGGTGCGGTCGCCCTCGTCATCGCCCCGCTCGTCGCGTCCCACGGCATCGACCACTTCATCGCCGCGGTCATCCTCGCCGGCATCCTCCAGGTCGTGCTCGCCCTCGTCGGTGCCGCTCGCCTCATGCGGTTCATCCCGCGGCAGGTCATGGTCGGCTTCGTCAACGCGCTCGCCATCCTCATCTTCGTCTCGCAGGTCCCCGAGCTGCTCGGGGTGCCGTGGCTCGTGTACCCGCTGTGCCTGCTGGCACTCGCCATCGTGTTCGGTCTGCCGCGGCTCACCTCGGCCGTCCCGGCGCCGCTCGTGGCGATCGTCGTCCTCACCCTCCTCGTCGTGCTCACCGGGTGGGACGTGCCCGACGTCGGTGACAAGGGTGAGCTGCCCGAGGCGCTGCCCTCGCTCTTCATCCCCGACGTGCCGCTCGATCTCGAGACCCTGCGGATCATCGCCCCCTACGCGCTCGCGATGGCTGTCGTGGGTCTCCTCGAATCGCTCATGACCGCGAAGCTCGTCGACGACATCACCGACACGCGCTCGGACAAGACCCGCGAGTCCTGGGCGCAGGGTGCGGCCAACATCGTCACCGGATTCTTCGGAGGGATGGGCGGCTGCGCGATGATCGGGCAGACGATGATCAACATCCGGGCGTCCGGCGCCCGCACCCGGATCTCGACGTTCTGCGCCGGAGTGTTCCTCCTCGTCCTCGTCGTGGTCCTCGGCGACGTCGTCGCCCTCATCCCGATGGCCGCCCTCGTGGCGATCATGATCTTCGTGTCCTGGGCAACCTTCGACTGGCACTCGATCCGGCCGAGCACGCTGGCCCGGATGCCGAAGTCGGAGACGACCGTCATGCTCGTCACTGTCATCGCGACCGTGTGGACCCACAATCTCGCGATCGGCGTGGTGCTCGGCGTCCTCGTGGCCATGGTCGCCTTCGCGAACCGGGTGGCCCATTTCGTCCGGGTCGACCGCGAGGTGTCCGAGGAGGACGGACGGGAGATCGCCCGGTATACCGTCGAAGGTGAGCTGTTCTTCGCGTCGTCCAACGACCTCTACACGATGTTCGCCTACGCCGAGGATCCCGCGCACGTCGTCATCGACATGCATCGCTCCCACCTGTGGGACGCCTCGACGATCGCCGCGCTCGATTCCGTCACCGACAAGTACGAGAGCTACGGCACGCACGTCGAGATCGTCGGGCTCAACGAGGCGAGCCGGCGGATGCGCGTGCGCCTGGGCGGGATGGCGCGCGGCGGGGAGTAG
- a CDS encoding 4a-hydroxytetrahydrobiopterin dehydratase: MEILSNSRIHETLAPEWRLVNRTVRARFLSGDFPTGVRFVDAVAEAAEDADHHPDIDLRYLHVDLELTSHSAGGVTRRDISMAARISEIAAGLGIGAAPERLTEIEIALDTPRAESIAPFWAAVLGGDIGEVNGSSGFSSDYGGTVTENTGQVAPLWFQLTDEHPTPRQRFHLDVWVPHDQAQTRIDRAVKAGGTVIDTDHAPSFTVLEDRQGNRACICVSVGR, translated from the coding sequence ATGGAGATTCTCTCGAACAGCCGGATCCACGAGACCCTCGCACCGGAGTGGAGGCTGGTCAACCGGACCGTCCGCGCGCGCTTCCTCAGCGGCGACTTCCCCACGGGCGTCCGGTTCGTCGATGCCGTCGCCGAGGCGGCCGAGGACGCCGACCACCACCCCGACATCGACCTGCGCTACCTCCACGTCGACCTCGAGCTCACGAGCCACAGCGCCGGGGGCGTCACCCGCCGCGACATCTCCATGGCCGCCCGCATCAGCGAGATCGCCGCGGGACTCGGCATCGGTGCCGCCCCTGAGCGGCTCACCGAGATCGAGATCGCGCTCGACACCCCGCGCGCGGAATCCATCGCGCCGTTCTGGGCTGCGGTGCTCGGCGGGGACATCGGCGAGGTCAACGGCTCCTCCGGCTTCTCCTCCGACTACGGTGGCACGGTGACGGAGAACACCGGACAGGTCGCTCCGCTGTGGTTTCAGCTCACCGATGAGCACCCGACCCCGCGCCAGCGGTTCCACCTCGACGTCTGGGTCCCGCACGATCAGGCACAGACCCGCATCGATCGCGCGGTCAAGGCCGGTGGGACCGTTATCGACACCGATCACGCCCCGAGCTTCACCGTGCTCGAGGACCGACAGGGCAACCGCGCCTGCATCTGCGTGAGCGTCGGCCGCTGA
- a CDS encoding acyl-CoA dehydrogenase family protein, with amino-acid sequence MSSSEIRTRIRTLLDEWLSAGRFTPTVDCWLRSVDRDFSRALGEAGLLGMTWPVEYGGEGRPNTDRLALTEEMLRVGAPVTAHWIAERQIGPAVLRAGTEELKAQVLPDIVAGRAIIGLGMSEPESGSDLASVRTRAVPTEGGWILNGHKIWTTQAHNATGMYILARTSEEEKKHQGLSEFVIDMDSPGIEVSPIVDLAGEHHFNEVRYTDVFVPRERLIGTEGEGWKQVVEQLSFERGGPERALSTWVLVPEVLAADGLRTDEGALRDLGQVVAELSALRHMYRRIAAALDAGEAPVRLAAASKFIGNGFEKGLIDIARRIVPTPGENLAGLIQQALWASPAFGIRGGAEDVLLGIVAKLELPRDLSKATPQPRLADAEAQELVELACKVAGGSLLEVDRSEAGQDRLRSTVEDLGWTRVSVPESAGGSGGSLADAGAIVRGLARLGVTAGLADHIVAAHSGAGLGERESRALAALLDAAVLVGAGEAALALTITHVIEREQFGAPLAAIPAVKSWIARMRMQLDLAAEAYDRALEIAGDALVAGEADGDGAARGGAGDAQGAGDAPGAGASGTGITDAQEAAALSAKAIAAQAGGLVAAQTHQLHGAIGITAEYPLHHLTQLIWATRDAGTSEHAALVSLGRMALAGGEPVIWDQLTDSAPED; translated from the coding sequence ATGAGCTCGTCCGAGATCCGTACCCGCATCCGCACCCTGCTCGACGAGTGGCTGTCCGCGGGGCGGTTCACGCCCACGGTGGACTGCTGGCTGCGGTCGGTCGATCGCGACTTCTCCCGCGCCCTCGGCGAGGCGGGTCTGCTGGGAATGACGTGGCCGGTGGAGTACGGCGGCGAGGGCCGGCCGAACACCGATCGGCTCGCGCTCACCGAGGAGATGCTCCGCGTGGGTGCTCCGGTCACAGCGCACTGGATCGCCGAGCGGCAGATCGGTCCGGCGGTGCTGCGTGCCGGGACCGAGGAGCTCAAGGCCCAGGTGCTGCCCGACATCGTCGCCGGGCGGGCGATCATCGGCCTCGGGATGAGCGAGCCGGAATCCGGTTCGGACCTCGCGAGCGTGCGGACGCGGGCGGTGCCGACCGAGGGCGGGTGGATCCTCAACGGCCACAAGATCTGGACCACGCAGGCGCACAACGCGACCGGGATGTACATCCTCGCCCGCACCTCGGAGGAGGAGAAGAAGCACCAGGGGCTCAGCGAGTTCGTCATCGACATGGACTCCCCGGGCATCGAGGTGTCCCCGATCGTCGATCTCGCCGGGGAGCACCATTTCAACGAGGTCCGCTACACCGATGTGTTCGTCCCCCGCGAGCGCCTCATCGGCACCGAGGGCGAAGGGTGGAAGCAGGTCGTCGAACAGCTGAGCTTCGAGCGCGGCGGCCCGGAGCGGGCGCTGTCGACCTGGGTGCTCGTGCCTGAGGTGCTCGCCGCCGACGGCCTGCGCACCGACGAGGGCGCGCTGCGGGACCTCGGTCAGGTCGTCGCCGAGCTCTCGGCGCTGCGCCACATGTACCGGCGGATCGCCGCGGCGCTCGACGCCGGGGAGGCGCCGGTCCGGCTGGCGGCGGCGTCGAAGTTCATCGGCAACGGGTTCGAGAAGGGGCTCATCGACATCGCCCGCCGGATCGTCCCGACCCCGGGCGAGAACCTCGCCGGTCTCATCCAGCAGGCCCTGTGGGCCTCGCCGGCGTTCGGGATCCGGGGCGGCGCGGAGGACGTGCTGCTCGGGATCGTCGCGAAGCTCGAACTGCCCCGCGACCTGTCGAAGGCCACCCCGCAGCCCCGCCTCGCCGACGCCGAGGCGCAGGAGCTCGTCGAGCTCGCCTGCAAGGTCGCCGGGGGTTCGCTGCTCGAGGTCGACCGCAGTGAGGCGGGTCAGGACCGGCTCCGCTCGACGGTCGAGGACCTCGGCTGGACCCGCGTGTCGGTGCCGGAATCGGCCGGGGGCTCCGGCGGCTCGCTCGCCGATGCCGGGGCGATCGTCCGCGGCCTCGCGCGCCTCGGCGTCACCGCGGGGCTCGCCGACCACATCGTCGCCGCGCACTCCGGTGCCGGACTCGGCGAACGGGAGTCCCGGGCTCTCGCGGCGCTGCTCGACGCCGCGGTGCTCGTCGGTGCCGGTGAGGCCGCCCTCGCGCTGACGATCACCCATGTCATCGAGCGCGAGCAGTTCGGCGCGCCGCTCGCCGCGATCCCGGCGGTGAAGTCGTGGATCGCCCGCATGCGCATGCAGCTCGATCTCGCCGCCGAGGCCTACGACCGCGCCCTCGAGATCGCCGGAGACGCACTCGTGGCCGGTGAGGCGGATGGCGACGGGGCGGCTCGCGGCGGGGCGGGCGACGCACAGGGTGCGGGCGACGCACCGGGAGCGGGCGCCTCGGGCACGGGGATCACCGACGCCCAGGAGGCCGCCGCCCTCTCCGCGAAGGCGATCGCCGCGCAGGCCGGCGGACTCGTCGCCGCCCAGACCCACCAGCTCCACGGAGCCATCGGCATCACGGCCGAATACCCGCTCCACCACCTGACCCAGCTCATCTGGGCCACCCGCGATGCCGGGACGAGCGAGCACGCCGCCCTCGTCTCCCTCGGCCGCATGGCGCTCGCCGGCGGCGAACCCGTGATCTGGGACCAGCTCACCGACTCCGCCCCGGAGGACTGA
- a CDS encoding NADPH-dependent FMN reductase: protein MLKIAIIAGSNRPNAINPQVVDWVAAELAGHDRIQAEIVRYDDFDLPVLDEPIPAGAHMYQNDHTKAWGAKLEEFDGYIFVTPEYNHSVPGNLKNALDYVSLEFNHKVAGIVNYGADKGVRAAEHLRLVLANSRVAVVRDQTSFSIFTDFTDGRFTPQEVSSQTFAPMIEDMIMWGEALAGAREKRSAAVAV from the coding sequence ATGCTCAAGATCGCCATCATCGCCGGTTCGAACCGTCCGAATGCCATCAATCCCCAGGTCGTCGACTGGGTGGCCGCGGAGCTCGCCGGGCACGACCGCATCCAGGCGGAGATCGTTCGCTACGACGACTTCGATCTGCCCGTGCTCGACGAGCCGATTCCCGCCGGTGCGCACATGTACCAGAACGACCACACAAAGGCGTGGGGCGCCAAGCTCGAGGAGTTCGACGGGTACATCTTCGTCACTCCCGAGTACAACCACTCGGTGCCCGGCAACCTCAAGAACGCGCTCGACTACGTCAGCCTCGAGTTCAACCACAAGGTCGCGGGCATCGTCAACTACGGAGCCGACAAGGGAGTGCGCGCAGCGGAGCACCTGCGCCTCGTGCTCGCGAACTCGCGGGTCGCAGTGGTGCGCGACCAGACCTCGTTCAGCATCTTCACCGACTTCACCGACGGACGGTTCACCCCGCAGGAGGTCTCGAGCCAGACCTTCGCGCCGATGATCGAGGACATGATCATGTGGGGCGAGGCGCTCGCCGGCGCGCGGGAGAAGCGCTCAGCCGCCGTCGCCGTCTGA
- a CDS encoding histidine phosphatase family protein, with translation MSNFLGRALGTALLTRVDDATDVYLVRHGQQVRAGRDSPESMAYDAHLSEQGRAQAEAVGRALAGAGLDAVYSSNLSRAHDTGKAIAAHHGVEVVVDERLKEVGIFRDVPGEQSFEQAVGTERAIEASRQLVETLTWDSIPLGEGSAEFRARVHGAIWEIARRHAGEQLAIACHGGVINAFLAEEYGLDRDFLFRPAHAGITRVRFGGDRAIMLTGNEITHLEAEDILSF, from the coding sequence ATGAGCAACTTCCTCGGCCGTGCCCTCGGCACCGCGCTGCTGACCCGCGTCGACGATGCCACGGACGTGTACCTCGTCCGGCACGGTCAGCAGGTCCGCGCCGGCAGGGACTCCCCGGAGTCGATGGCCTACGACGCCCACCTGTCCGAGCAGGGTCGGGCCCAGGCCGAGGCGGTGGGCCGCGCGCTCGCCGGTGCCGGCCTCGATGCGGTGTACTCCTCGAACCTGTCGCGCGCACACGACACCGGGAAGGCGATCGCAGCCCATCACGGGGTCGAGGTCGTCGTCGACGAGCGCCTCAAGGAGGTGGGGATCTTCCGCGACGTGCCGGGGGAGCAGAGCTTCGAGCAGGCCGTCGGAACGGAACGCGCGATCGAGGCGAGCCGGCAGCTGGTCGAGACTCTCACCTGGGACTCCATTCCGCTGGGCGAGGGGTCCGCGGAGTTCCGGGCGCGCGTCCACGGCGCGATCTGGGAGATCGCCCGGCGCCATGCCGGCGAGCAGCTCGCGATCGCCTGCCACGGCGGCGTCATCAACGCCTTCCTCGCCGAGGAGTACGGACTCGACCGGGACTTCCTCTTCCGCCCCGCCCACGCTGGGATCACCCGCGTGCGCTTCGGCGGAGACCGGGCGATCATGCTCACCGGCAACGAGATCACCCACCTCGAGGCCGAGGACATCCTGAGCTTCTGA
- a CDS encoding glycerol-3-phosphate dehydrogenase/oxidase, whose product MRTGRLSPAARTSAIAALSRTSAATPLDLLVVGGGVTGAGAALDAATRGLRVGIVDARDWASGTSSKSSKLVHGGLRYLEMLDFGLVAEALRERDLLLTTLAPHLVRPVTFVYPLESPVVERAYIGSGMALYDAMAIRPGARRAMPPHRHLGPGRLRARFPGLRTEHGGIEYGDAQVDDARLTHTLIRTAAAHGAIAVNHAPVTGYLRAPDGGISGAHLRDERTGEELAVHARHTLLATGVWTERQQRTAGSDSGLRVLASKGIHITVPCDRIEADPGLGVITRTETSVLFIIPWDDLWLIGTTDTPWRENVTDPVVTADDIDHVLANANAVLTRPLTRADVLGAFAGLRPLVQPPKDSDDSTRVSREHAVQEIAPGLTAIVGGKLTTYRVMAEDAVDAVLRDHRPRPRSRTESVPLLGADITDLPAPRRDRLRTEHGWDDAHIDRLLHRYGSLLGEVLDLVAERPELAAPLAGAPHCLRAEAVYAVRAEGAVRLDDVLHRRLRLDLEVADRGLETAEAVARLIAPELGWTPEETTAEVERFRALIAAERAAEQSPTDAEAVAEFARHLGR is encoded by the coding sequence ATGCGCACCGGACGCCTGAGCCCCGCGGCCCGCACCTCGGCGATCGCCGCCCTGTCCCGCACCTCGGCCGCGACCCCGCTCGACCTCCTCGTCGTCGGCGGCGGCGTCACCGGGGCCGGCGCCGCTCTCGACGCCGCGACCCGCGGCCTGCGAGTGGGCATCGTCGACGCCCGCGACTGGGCCTCCGGCACCTCCTCGAAGTCCTCGAAGCTCGTCCACGGCGGCCTGCGCTACCTCGAGATGCTCGATTTCGGGCTCGTCGCCGAGGCGCTCCGCGAGCGCGATCTCCTCCTCACCACGCTCGCCCCGCACCTCGTGCGCCCGGTCACCTTCGTCTACCCGCTCGAGTCGCCGGTCGTCGAGCGGGCGTACATCGGATCCGGGATGGCGCTCTACGACGCGATGGCGATCCGTCCGGGAGCCCGGCGGGCGATGCCCCCGCACCGGCATCTGGGCCCAGGCCGCCTGCGCGCCCGGTTCCCCGGTCTGCGCACCGAGCACGGCGGGATCGAGTACGGCGATGCGCAGGTCGACGATGCGCGCCTCACCCACACCCTGATCCGCACCGCCGCGGCGCATGGCGCCATAGCGGTCAACCACGCCCCGGTCACCGGCTACCTCCGCGCTCCCGACGGCGGGATCTCCGGCGCCCACCTCCGCGACGAGCGCACCGGCGAGGAGCTCGCCGTGCATGCCCGCCACACGCTGCTTGCCACGGGCGTGTGGACCGAGCGCCAGCAGCGGACCGCCGGCAGCGACTCCGGACTCCGCGTGCTCGCCTCCAAGGGCATCCACATCACCGTGCCGTGCGACCGGATCGAGGCCGATCCCGGGCTCGGCGTCATCACCCGCACGGAGACCTCGGTCCTCTTCATCATCCCGTGGGACGACCTCTGGCTCATCGGGACGACCGACACCCCATGGCGCGAGAACGTCACCGACCCGGTCGTCACCGCCGATGACATCGATCACGTCCTGGCCAATGCGAACGCGGTGCTCACCCGGCCGCTCACCCGGGCCGACGTGCTCGGCGCCTTCGCAGGCCTCCGGCCCCTCGTCCAGCCGCCGAAAGACTCCGACGACAGCACCCGGGTCTCCCGCGAGCACGCGGTGCAGGAGATCGCCCCCGGACTCACCGCCATCGTCGGCGGCAAGCTCACGACCTACCGGGTGATGGCCGAGGACGCGGTGGACGCCGTCCTCCGCGACCACCGTCCCCGTCCGCGCAGCCGCACGGAGTCGGTGCCCCTGCTCGGCGCCGACATCACCGATCTCCCTGCACCGCGGCGCGATCGGCTGCGGACGGAGCACGGCTGGGACGACGCGCACATCGACCGGCTGCTCCACCGCTACGGGTCGCTGCTCGGCGAGGTGCTCGACCTCGTCGCGGAGCGTCCCGAGCTCGCGGCCCCGCTGGCCGGGGCGCCGCACTGTCTCCGCGCGGAGGCCGTCTACGCGGTGCGCGCCGAGGGCGCCGTCCGCCTCGACGACGTGCTCCATCGCCGCCTGCGCCTCGATCTCGAGGTCGCCGACCGGGGTCTTGAGACGGCCGAGGCGGTCGCCAGGCTCATCGCCCCCGAGCTCGGGTGGACGCCGGAGGAGACGACCGCCGAGGTCGAACGGTTCCGAGCCCTGATCGCGGCCGAGCGCGCCGCCGAGCAGTCGCCCACCGATGCCGAGGCCGTCGCGGAGTTCGCCCGGCACCTCGGGCGATGA